Proteins encoded together in one Peribacillus asahii window:
- a CDS encoding formate/nitrite transporter family protein, with protein sequence MGYNNPQEMANIAVKTGVKKVSMPLLSILILGFLGGAYISLGYLFHIRVVADLPHEWGTLNALIGGAVFPLGLILTIIAGGELLTGNMMAVPMAALAKKVTVKQLTINWTLITITNFIGAVFVAYFFGHLLGLTGSGVYLEKTIYTATAKVEDSFWMAFISAVGCNWLVGLGVWITYSAEDNAGKIMGMIFPIVAFVAIGFQHVVANMFIIPAAIFAGALTWTDYFSNFVPVFLGNAVGGGILVAGLFFGAYIHSNKKKTEEKEIEDVPYLKKTS encoded by the coding sequence ATGGGTTACAATAATCCACAAGAAATGGCGAATATCGCCGTAAAAACAGGGGTAAAGAAAGTTTCAATGCCACTTTTAAGCATTCTCATTTTAGGTTTTTTAGGTGGCGCTTACATTTCATTAGGATACTTATTCCATATTCGCGTCGTTGCCGATTTACCGCATGAATGGGGTACACTGAATGCTTTAATCGGAGGTGCAGTCTTCCCGCTGGGCTTAATTCTTACAATCATCGCTGGTGGTGAATTATTAACAGGAAATATGATGGCTGTTCCAATGGCCGCACTCGCTAAGAAAGTTACAGTTAAACAACTGACAATCAACTGGACATTAATTACCATCACCAACTTTATTGGTGCTGTTTTTGTTGCCTATTTTTTCGGACATCTACTTGGATTAACAGGATCAGGCGTCTACTTAGAAAAAACGATTTATACAGCAACAGCTAAGGTAGAAGATAGTTTTTGGATGGCTTTTATCTCAGCTGTTGGTTGTAACTGGCTTGTTGGACTAGGGGTATGGATTACTTATAGTGCAGAAGATAATGCTGGAAAAATTATGGGTATGATTTTCCCAATTGTCGCATTCGTAGCTATCGGTTTTCAACACGTTGTGGCCAATATGTTTATCATTCCAGCTGCAATTTTTGCAGGAGCCTTAACGTGGACGGACTACTTCAGTAATTTCGTACCGGTATTTTTAGGAAACGCAGTTGGCGGCGGCATTTTAGTAGCCGGTTTATTCTTCGGAGCGTATATCCATTCTAATAAGAAGAAAACAGAAGAAAAAGAAATAGAAGATGTCCCTTACTTGAAGAAAACATCTTAA
- a CDS encoding YueI family protein → MAKANIEDYLEQGMYGKKEINPAERRKYLSSLRERVIVVLTQAQVLEKEVYTELLPLFKQHPKACVFLNGHMNYTHLIKYVKLATTHNIRYKIVLNKDHNSDLGLVFAEEFAIDRDNIYIEKKQKSVNIKPVKRSFWKRLIRFCRRIVK, encoded by the coding sequence ATGGCAAAAGCTAATATTGAGGATTATTTAGAGCAGGGAATGTATGGAAAGAAGGAAATTAATCCAGCAGAAAGACGAAAATACCTTAGTTCATTACGAGAGCGCGTTATTGTGGTGCTTACTCAAGCACAAGTGCTAGAAAAAGAAGTATACACAGAACTTCTTCCATTATTCAAACAACATCCGAAAGCGTGCGTATTTTTAAATGGTCATATGAATTATACCCACCTTATTAAATATGTGAAATTGGCAACGACTCACAATATTCGCTATAAAATTGTGTTAAATAAAGATCATAACTCTGACCTGGGGTTAGTTTTTGCAGAAGAGTTCGCCATTGATCGAGATAATATTTATATAGAAAAAAAACAGAAAAGTGTAAACATAAAGCCGGTGAAAAGGAGTTTTTGGAAACGGCTTATCCGTTTTTGCAGAAGAATAGTAAAATAA
- a CDS encoding L,D-transpeptidase family protein, giving the protein MKKLLVVLLFFVSCFVFYSPPAGAASKQLIIINKTTNQLAYYENNKLTKIFLVATGKKPSYTPEGKFKIVNKIVNRPYYKENIRGGDPRNPLGNRWLGINARNTPGNTYAIHGNNNASSIGKYVSAGCVRMYNEDVKWLYSKVKVGTPVIITSSSKSFKAIAAANGFKVTGTETMPVGTVDTVLKKGSQGPQVVALQKKLTSLGYSTKGTDGIFGSNTEKAVKKFQKDNNLTADGVVGSQTRKALNFN; this is encoded by the coding sequence ATGAAGAAATTACTCGTAGTGCTATTATTTTTCGTTTCTTGTTTTGTTTTTTACAGTCCGCCTGCCGGTGCCGCTTCAAAGCAATTGATTATCATTAATAAAACTACTAATCAATTAGCCTACTATGAGAATAATAAACTCACCAAAATTTTTCTCGTTGCGACTGGTAAAAAACCTTCGTACACCCCCGAAGGAAAGTTTAAGATTGTCAACAAAATTGTCAACAGACCGTACTACAAAGAAAACATTAGAGGCGGTGACCCAAGAAATCCTTTAGGGAACAGATGGCTTGGCATTAATGCAAGAAACACGCCGGGTAATACCTATGCCATTCATGGCAATAATAACGCCAGTTCTATTGGTAAATATGTAAGTGCTGGCTGCGTTCGCATGTACAATGAAGATGTAAAGTGGCTTTATTCAAAAGTAAAAGTAGGTACGCCTGTTATTATTACAAGCTCGTCTAAATCATTTAAAGCTATTGCCGCTGCTAATGGCTTTAAAGTGACAGGGACCGAAACAATGCCAGTTGGAACAGTCGATACAGTACTGAAAAAAGGAAGTCAAGGTCCTCAAGTTGTTGCGCTACAAAAGAAACTAACCTCACTTGGCTATTCAACAAAAGGAACAGACGGTATATTTGGTTCGAATACGGAAAAGGCCGTTAAAAAGTTTCAAAAGGATAACAACTTAACCGCGGATGGGGTCGTCGGCTCGCAAACGCGAAAAGCATTAAACTTCAATTAA
- a CDS encoding nucleoside 2-deoxyribosyltransferase: MQYYLATDEKNKKQVRSLVKKLKTRGYNCLNDLSQTSCKSNTVNIGESEEQMIEEADFILVFLKAGKGSLYTIGYALALKKKIIVYSPEKEHYHLGKKSIFHNMPYVDICSGTFYKLEKMLHSVFVA; this comes from the coding sequence GTGCAATATTATTTAGCAACGGATGAAAAAAATAAAAAGCAAGTGCGTTCGTTAGTGAAGAAGCTCAAAACAAGAGGCTACAATTGTTTGAATGATTTAAGCCAAACATCTTGTAAGTCTAATACTGTAAACATAGGTGAGTCGGAAGAGCAAATGATAGAAGAGGCTGATTTTATTTTAGTGTTTCTCAAGGCTGGAAAAGGGAGTTTGTATACGATTGGCTATGCGCTTGCTTTAAAGAAAAAGATTATTGTATATTCTCCTGAGAAAGAACATTATCATCTTGGAAAAAAATCGATTTTTCACAACATGCCATATGTTGATATTTGCAGTGGTACGTTTTATAAATTAGAAAAAATGCTTCACTCTGTATTTGTAGCGTAA
- a CDS encoding AEC family transporter: MEFLGVLLPIFSIFVLGFIGQKKFHLEPKAISTVSVYLMSPFLVFRTFYTTEFNTDYLFLIFFTFILCISLVLIVYIVSFIRSYSRTETCSLILASAFMNNGNYGTPVIFLLFGAVGLDYAIVLMVGQQLVMCTIGIYYAAKGSPEGNGIQSALRAVRRMPIVYGAMAGWLFHFFHIPLSKPIMEAISLVADAAIPTVMLVLGMQLATISLRKMKVRRISLALFLKLAISPTIAFLLTLILPVDEVVKQIMIIVAAMPSAANTTMYALQFETEPEFVSSVTFISTVLSLVTLPIVFLILL, translated from the coding sequence TTGGAGTTTTTAGGTGTATTATTGCCTATTTTTAGTATATTTGTCCTGGGGTTTATCGGTCAGAAGAAATTTCATTTAGAACCAAAAGCAATCTCAACGGTGTCTGTTTATTTAATGTCACCTTTTCTTGTTTTTCGCACTTTTTATACAACGGAATTTAATACGGATTATTTATTTTTAATTTTCTTTACATTTATTCTTTGTATATCGCTCGTTTTAATTGTCTATATTGTTTCGTTTATTCGCTCGTATTCGCGAACGGAAACGTGCAGCTTGATTTTGGCTTCTGCATTTATGAATAATGGAAATTATGGCACACCGGTTATTTTCTTATTATTTGGTGCTGTTGGTTTAGATTATGCAATTGTCCTGATGGTCGGTCAACAGCTTGTAATGTGTACGATTGGGATTTATTATGCAGCAAAGGGAAGCCCTGAAGGAAATGGAATTCAGTCTGCGCTTCGTGCCGTCAGACGAATGCCGATTGTATATGGTGCAATGGCGGGTTGGCTGTTTCATTTCTTCCATATCCCATTAAGTAAACCGATTATGGAAGCTATTAGTCTTGTGGCGGATGCAGCGATCCCAACCGTAATGCTTGTACTAGGAATGCAGTTAGCGACCATTTCGTTACGAAAAATGAAAGTACGAAGAATTTCGCTTGCTTTGTTCCTTAAATTAGCGATTTCGCCAACAATCGCATTTTTACTAACCCTGATTCTCCCTGTAGATGAAGTCGTTAAACAAATTATGATTATTGTTGCCGCGATGCCATCTGCAGCTAATACGACGATGTACGCCCTGCAATTTGAAACAGAACCCGAGTTTGTTTCTAGCGTAACATTTATTAGTACGGTCTTAAGTTTGGTTACTTTGCCAATTGTTTTCCTTATATTATTATAG
- a CDS encoding nucleoside deaminase: MDVKFMDMAVQLAKDNVLAKGGGPFGAVIVKDGKIIGKGCNNVTTTNDPTAHAEVQAIRDACNNLNSFQLDDCEVYTSCEPCPMCIGALYWARPKAVYYACTKEDAAAIGFDDQFIYEELELPIHQRSLQMKKLDSPHYDLPFRTWETFSDKVEY, encoded by the coding sequence ATGGATGTAAAATTCATGGATATGGCTGTTCAACTAGCGAAAGACAATGTGTTAGCAAAAGGCGGCGGTCCCTTTGGAGCCGTGATTGTTAAAGATGGAAAAATTATCGGTAAAGGATGTAATAATGTCACAACAACAAATGACCCAACAGCCCATGCTGAAGTTCAAGCCATTCGCGATGCATGCAACAATTTAAATTCCTTCCAACTAGACGATTGCGAAGTGTATACAAGCTGCGAGCCTTGCCCAATGTGTATCGGTGCTTTATACTGGGCACGCCCAAAAGCCGTTTATTATGCTTGTACGAAAGAAGATGCTGCTGCAATCGGTTTCGATGATCAATTTATCTATGAAGAGCTAGAACTCCCCATCCATCAACGCTCCTTACAAATGAAAAAGCTAGATTCTCCACACTATGATTTACCGTTTAGAACGTGGGAAACTTTCAGCGATAAAGTAGAATATTAA
- the ade gene encoding adenine deaminase: MDQRMLQKRINVASGKEAADCVIKNGKIIDVFNGNIFEGDIAIVDGFFAGIGTYTGKKEIDAEGKYVSPSFIDGHVHIESSMVRPSEFAKALLVHGVTCVIADPHEIANVAGSTGIQYMLDQSEQLSFDFYFMLPSCVPATSFEHAGATLNSSDLLPFYQHPRVLGLAEVMNYPAVESCDADMLQKLADANSLHKKIDGHAAGLTNQQLNVYGSAHITTDHESTTAKEAQARLRNGMYLMLREGTVAKDLINLLPAINQNNIHRCLFVTDDRHLDDIHHEGSIDYNVRLAITHGIEPINAIKMASIHTAQCFGLANQGAIAPGYKADFLLLNDLSSINIDSVYKSGELVCAQGELIPFPEVQPLGIEDSLKNTVHFHELQATDFAISFANNLANIIEIIPNSLITKHLVEKVNVDDTGVFQYSSDIDHLTLAVIERHHHTKNIGLGIVKGLGLKSGAIATTVAHDSHNLIIAGTNNEDMAIAARTIKEMQGGLVVIQHGEVLASLSLPIAGLMSTSPYQQVITKLAEIDQALTKLNASQQFNPFLTLAFLALPVIPEIKLTDQGLFLTSSFSHIPIEAVSST; this comes from the coding sequence ATGGATCAACGTATGTTGCAAAAACGAATTAACGTAGCTTCCGGGAAAGAAGCGGCTGATTGCGTCATTAAAAATGGAAAAATTATCGATGTGTTTAACGGAAATATCTTTGAAGGAGATATCGCCATTGTGGACGGCTTTTTTGCCGGCATCGGAACATATACGGGTAAAAAAGAAATCGATGCCGAAGGAAAGTATGTATCACCATCCTTCATTGATGGACATGTTCATATCGAATCCTCCATGGTTCGTCCTTCAGAATTTGCGAAAGCACTGCTTGTGCACGGTGTAACATGTGTCATCGCTGATCCTCATGAGATTGCTAATGTTGCTGGATCAACGGGCATTCAATATATGCTGGACCAATCGGAGCAGCTCTCTTTTGACTTCTACTTTATGCTCCCCTCTTGCGTTCCTGCTACTTCTTTTGAACATGCTGGCGCGACATTAAACAGCTCAGATTTATTACCATTTTATCAGCATCCCCGCGTACTTGGATTAGCAGAAGTAATGAATTATCCAGCTGTCGAAAGTTGTGATGCTGATATGTTACAAAAATTAGCAGATGCAAACTCCTTGCATAAAAAAATAGATGGTCATGCCGCGGGATTAACAAACCAACAGCTAAACGTGTATGGGAGTGCTCATATTACAACTGATCACGAAAGTACAACAGCCAAAGAGGCTCAGGCACGACTTCGAAATGGTATGTATTTAATGCTTCGGGAAGGTACCGTTGCCAAAGACTTAATCAATCTTCTTCCCGCTATCAACCAAAACAATATTCACCGCTGCTTATTTGTCACAGATGACCGTCATCTAGATGATATTCATCATGAAGGAAGCATCGATTATAATGTTCGCCTAGCCATTACACACGGGATTGAACCGATTAATGCAATTAAAATGGCCTCTATTCATACAGCACAATGTTTTGGATTAGCGAATCAAGGAGCCATTGCTCCTGGATATAAAGCGGACTTTTTATTACTCAATGATTTATCTTCCATTAATATTGATTCAGTTTATAAAAGTGGAGAACTAGTTTGTGCACAGGGTGAACTGATTCCTTTTCCGGAAGTACAACCATTGGGCATAGAAGATTCATTGAAAAATACCGTTCATTTTCATGAGTTACAAGCAACGGACTTTGCTATTTCTTTCGCAAATAACTTAGCTAATATTATCGAAATTATCCCAAATAGTCTTATTACAAAACATCTAGTCGAAAAAGTGAATGTTGACGATACAGGTGTATTTCAATATTCAAGCGATATCGATCACTTAACTTTAGCTGTGATTGAACGACATCATCATACAAAAAATATAGGGCTCGGCATTGTGAAAGGCCTCGGATTAAAGTCAGGGGCCATTGCGACAACGGTTGCTCATGATTCCCATAATTTAATCATCGCGGGAACAAACAACGAAGACATGGCGATAGCTGCTCGAACGATTAAAGAAATGCAAGGCGGTTTAGTCGTCATTCAGCATGGTGAAGTATTGGCCTCATTATCACTACCGATTGCTGGTTTAATGTCGACCTCCCCCTATCAACAAGTAATTACGAAATTAGCAGAAATAGATCAAGCACTAACCAAATTGAACGCAAGTCAACAATTTAATCCGTTTTTAACACTTGCATTTTTAGCATTGCCTGTCATTCCTGAAATTAAATTAACTGATCAAGGGCTATTCCTTACTTCTTCTTTTTCTCATATTCCAATTGAAGCCGTATCGTCTACTTAA
- a CDS encoding NUDIX hydrolase: protein MDAGELNKRLAEHKPSILGSETFSKFAVLLPLVEKEDGLHILFEERAHTLKRQPGDICFPGGRVDHDDRDEKQTAIRETMEELGLNRRDIGDLYPLDYIVTPFGTKITPFAGYIHNLDDIQVNQAEVASIFTVPLAFFIEHPPRIFQVNYKIELDEQFPLDLIIGGKNYDWQPRKMDEYFYRYENRVIWGLTARILTHFLEAFCRLK from the coding sequence ATGGATGCGGGAGAATTGAACAAAAGATTAGCAGAACATAAACCTTCTATATTAGGAAGTGAAACATTTTCTAAATTCGCGGTTCTATTGCCGCTCGTTGAGAAAGAAGATGGACTTCATATTCTTTTTGAAGAGCGAGCTCATACATTGAAGCGTCAGCCGGGAGACATTTGTTTTCCGGGTGGAAGAGTGGATCATGATGACCGTGATGAAAAACAGACAGCAATTCGTGAGACGATGGAGGAACTTGGATTAAACAGGCGTGATATTGGCGACCTTTATCCGTTAGATTATATTGTGACACCATTTGGAACAAAGATAACTCCATTTGCTGGTTATATACATAATCTCGATGATATTCAAGTAAACCAAGCTGAAGTAGCTTCTATTTTTACGGTTCCATTAGCGTTTTTTATTGAACATCCACCTAGGATTTTTCAAGTGAACTATAAGATAGAGCTTGATGAGCAGTTTCCTCTTGATTTAATCATCGGAGGTAAAAACTATGACTGGCAGCCGCGAAAAATGGATGAATATTTTTATCGATATGAAAATCGCGTCATTTGGGGACTGACCGCGAGGATTTTAACGCATTTTTTAGAGGCGTTTTGTCGATTGAAGTGA
- a CDS encoding nucleotide sugar dehydrogenase, giving the protein MKLCTMGLGYIGLPTSIMFAKHGVEVVGVDLVPEIINQLNDGKIHIEEPGLQEFLTEVVKSGKFRASVMPEAADVFLIAVPTPNKKDVHRSCDLTHVLQAMKQILPFIQKGNTIIIESTIAPRSMEDQIAPLLEKAGYTIGEDVYVVHCPERVLPGQIFHELVYNNRVVGGITEACTNAGAAVYETFVKGEIIRTNASTAEMAKLMENTFRDVNIALANELAKICFELNINALDVIRMANKHPRVNIHQPGPGVGGHCLAVDPHFIVAEAPKAAKMIGLARETNRSMPQYIVDCVNMLLRHRQFPKVAIFGLSYKGNVDDLRESPAIEVINLLMKQKNIELTFHDPHVPVSKMPVVSAEEAVQKADLILLLTDHQEFKEMDLDILSQQMNGKMIFDTRNCIDPERFEQIQVVNLGNVHECKTSELVKKLLKAL; this is encoded by the coding sequence ATGAAATTATGTACAATGGGATTAGGATATATTGGATTACCAACTTCAATTATGTTTGCTAAACATGGAGTAGAAGTGGTAGGTGTGGATCTTGTACCAGAAATTATTAATCAATTAAATGATGGTAAAATCCATATTGAGGAACCTGGATTGCAGGAGTTTTTAACAGAAGTTGTTAAAAGCGGAAAGTTTCGTGCTTCAGTAATGCCGGAAGCAGCCGATGTATTCTTAATTGCTGTGCCAACGCCAAATAAAAAGGATGTACATAGATCATGTGATTTAACCCATGTGTTACAAGCGATGAAACAGATTCTCCCGTTTATTCAAAAAGGAAATACAATCATTATTGAATCGACAATTGCTCCAAGAAGCATGGAAGATCAGATTGCTCCTTTATTAGAAAAAGCAGGTTATACGATTGGTGAGGATGTGTATGTCGTTCACTGTCCTGAACGTGTATTACCTGGACAAATTTTCCATGAATTGGTGTATAACAATCGAGTGGTCGGCGGCATTACAGAAGCTTGTACGAATGCAGGTGCTGCTGTATATGAAACCTTTGTTAAAGGAGAAATTATTCGGACGAATGCAAGTACTGCTGAAATGGCCAAGCTGATGGAAAATACGTTTCGTGATGTAAATATTGCTCTTGCGAATGAATTAGCTAAAATTTGTTTTGAGTTAAATATCAATGCACTTGATGTGATTAGAATGGCCAATAAACATCCTCGTGTGAATATTCATCAGCCAGGGCCTGGAGTAGGAGGGCATTGCTTAGCGGTTGATCCACATTTTATTGTCGCTGAGGCCCCTAAGGCAGCCAAAATGATTGGATTAGCTCGTGAAACAAACAGGAGCATGCCGCAGTATATTGTCGATTGTGTTAATATGTTGCTCAGACATCGGCAGTTTCCGAAGGTTGCCATCTTTGGTCTTTCGTATAAAGGAAATGTCGATGATTTACGAGAAAGCCCAGCTATTGAAGTTATTAACTTATTAATGAAACAAAAAAATATCGAGCTGACCTTCCATGATCCTCATGTTCCAGTGAGTAAAATGCCGGTAGTATCAGCGGAAGAGGCGGTGCAAAAGGCTGATCTTATCTTACTCCTAACTGACCATCAAGAATTTAAAGAGATGGATCTGGATATTTTATCTCAACAAATGAACGGGAAAATGATTTTTGATACGCGTAATTGTATTGATCCAGAACGATTTGAACAAATTCAAGTTGTTAATTTAGGCAATGTTCATGAATGTAAAACATCGGAGCTTGTGAAAAAATTATTAAAAGCGTTGTAA
- a CDS encoding glycosyltransferase has product MSKKVCMFVWNHFTNDARVLRECSALTEVGYDVDLIAIHNWKDEQLAKEEQHPNGFRIIRVNNRMNSLLRVIRFIKKVKKKKIEMLLLFLITFNILLNLEVITNWFGVTIYFSLLALAGILIFALTKTKIPTLMVRGYIFSQMVRYGRKKKYDFYHSNDLNTLMQGVLSAKWFRRKKLIYDSHEVQTSRTGYNSPIYGIMERVLLWFVDEIITENHTRAKYHDDRYGHYPNVVHNYPIPTNPEKSSAINLAELLQIEQDEPILLYQGGIQTGRGLEKIVEAVPMMERGTVVFIGDGRLKPELVNMVAERNLEHRIKFIPKVPVDELLHYTKHAYLGFQVLNNVCFNHYSASSNKLFEYMMSGVPVIACSFPEIQKVVEEEKIGVCVDSHEPASIAEGVNYLLNHPEVRERMSVNCLHAREKYNWKKEKEAFIEIYESA; this is encoded by the coding sequence ATGTCTAAAAAAGTATGCATGTTTGTTTGGAACCACTTCACAAATGATGCCAGGGTGCTTAGAGAATGCTCGGCATTAACGGAAGTTGGCTATGACGTAGATTTAATTGCGATTCATAATTGGAAAGATGAACAGTTAGCAAAAGAGGAGCAGCATCCAAACGGTTTTCGGATTATCCGAGTTAATAATCGAATGAATTCACTTCTTCGTGTCATTCGTTTCATTAAAAAAGTTAAGAAAAAAAAAATTGAAATGCTGCTTCTGTTTTTAATTACTTTCAATATTTTATTGAATCTTGAAGTGATTACAAATTGGTTTGGAGTAACCATCTATTTTAGTTTGCTTGCTTTAGCAGGAATCTTGATCTTTGCACTAACGAAAACAAAAATTCCAACATTAATGGTTCGAGGTTATATTTTTAGCCAAATGGTGCGGTATGGTCGAAAAAAGAAATATGATTTCTATCACTCGAATGATTTAAACACGCTTATGCAAGGTGTACTCTCAGCTAAGTGGTTTCGCCGTAAAAAGCTCATTTATGATTCTCATGAAGTCCAAACGAGTCGAACGGGATATAACAGTCCTATTTACGGCATCATGGAACGAGTTTTGCTATGGTTCGTTGATGAAATCATTACCGAAAATCATACGCGTGCTAAATATCATGATGATCGTTATGGACATTATCCGAATGTTGTTCATAATTACCCGATTCCAACTAACCCTGAGAAAAGCTCAGCTATTAATTTGGCAGAATTATTGCAAATTGAACAAGATGAACCGATTCTCTTGTATCAAGGGGGCATCCAAACGGGACGAGGGTTAGAGAAGATTGTTGAAGCGGTTCCGATGATGGAAAGAGGTACGGTTGTGTTCATTGGCGATGGTCGGCTAAAGCCAGAGTTAGTCAATATGGTTGCGGAACGAAATCTTGAACATCGTATTAAGTTTATTCCGAAAGTACCGGTGGATGAACTTCTTCATTATACGAAGCATGCTTACCTAGGATTTCAAGTATTAAACAATGTTTGTTTCAATCATTATTCAGCCTCTTCTAATAAGCTGTTTGAATATATGATGAGCGGAGTGCCTGTTATCGCTTGTAGTTTTCCGGAAATTCAGAAAGTTGTAGAAGAGGAGAAAATTGGTGTTTGTGTTGATTCACATGAGCCGGCATCCATTGCTGAAGGTGTCAATTATTTATTGAATCATCCCGAAGTTCGCGAGCGAATGAGTGTAAATTGTTTACATGCTCGTGAAAAATATAATTGGAAAAAAGAAAAAGAAGCCTTCATTGAGATTTACGAATCAGCCTAA
- a CDS encoding glycosyltransferase family 4 protein: MKSILMIVQNFYPEIGSGANRLKNIYLHLKRSGYEVTVLTMNPSYPNQNLYQDEQFWDEEDIEQDVIRIHPAKIKKYTSSIWFRLFHYLESMFLFILTIFKLKKKYDYVFISTPPIFPSVAGMIAKRKMKAKLITDVRDLWPESLLGVGAFTNKAVLKGAYWFEKKLYKASDQIIINSPIFKEYIQSKGVEAQRIRFIPNSLTSEELNLALRPPPLSEEKIKVMYTGNIGLAQDILKLLSVAERLKEYSNIEFVIIGYGFRKNEVETEIKARGLNNITFTQAKSRKATLQELAAAHIAYVSLVEKSVFDKVLPGKIIDYMCVGKPIVADVSGFAANLIRGARCGLIAENRSVEQIADHIVMLAQNRGLMNLFGNNGYQYAKQHFYWNHNIEGLRHILEAQ; the protein is encoded by the coding sequence ATGAAAAGCATCCTAATGATTGTCCAAAACTTTTATCCTGAAATTGGGAGCGGCGCAAATCGCTTAAAAAATATATATCTGCATTTAAAGAGAAGCGGATATGAAGTGACCGTATTAACGATGAATCCGAGTTACCCTAATCAGAATTTGTATCAAGATGAACAGTTTTGGGATGAAGAGGATATTGAACAGGATGTAATTAGAATTCACCCAGCAAAAATAAAAAAGTACACAAGTAGTATTTGGTTTCGGCTATTTCATTACCTAGAATCGATGTTTTTATTTATTTTGACAATCTTTAAGCTAAAGAAAAAATACGATTATGTATTTATCTCCACACCGCCTATTTTTCCGAGTGTGGCAGGCATGATTGCGAAACGGAAAATGAAGGCGAAACTTATTACCGATGTTCGAGATTTATGGCCGGAGAGTTTATTGGGGGTGGGTGCATTTACTAATAAAGCCGTGTTAAAAGGAGCTTATTGGTTCGAAAAAAAATTATACAAAGCATCTGATCAAATTATTATTAATAGTCCTATTTTCAAAGAGTATATTCAGTCAAAAGGAGTAGAGGCACAGCGAATTCGTTTTATTCCAAACTCTTTAACAAGTGAAGAATTGAATCTTGCTCTCCGTCCTCCGCCATTATCGGAAGAAAAAATAAAGGTGATGTATACCGGGAATATTGGTTTAGCGCAAGATATTTTGAAACTGCTTAGCGTTGCGGAACGTTTAAAGGAATATTCAAACATTGAGTTTGTCATTATCGGATATGGTTTTCGAAAAAATGAAGTGGAAACCGAAATAAAAGCAAGAGGATTGAACAATATTACTTTCACTCAAGCGAAAAGCAGAAAAGCGACTCTTCAGGAATTAGCGGCTGCTCATATTGCCTATGTTAGTTTAGTAGAAAAATCGGTTTTTGATAAAGTATTACCGGGGAAAATTATTGATTATATGTGTGTTGGCAAGCCGATTGTCGCCGATGTTTCAGGCTTTGCAGCAAACTTGATTCGAGGAGCGCGATGCGGGCTTATAGCTGAAAATAGAAGTGTTGAGCAAATTGCAGATCATATCGTGATGCTTGCTCAAAATCGAGGGTTAATGAACCTTTTTGGAAACAATGGCTATCAATATGCTAAACAACATTTTTACTGGAATCATAATATCGAAGGATTGCGCCACATATTAGAAGCTCAGTAA
- a CDS encoding thioredoxin family protein, whose protein sequence is MTLNKWFEKGQTFEQYRTSMQVNQVEVTAVYEQVQLNDEDQRFLTDLRERNWRGIVLTADWCGDAALNVPIIQRMAEVSDIELRFLIRDENLELMNQYLTNGTSRSIPIFVFIDQEGKEVRVWGPRADEIQQLVTSLRNDLPASDSPDFEEKQKNMYREFKQTITTDPNMWRAVIDSVKEKLA, encoded by the coding sequence ATGACATTAAATAAATGGTTTGAAAAAGGCCAAACATTTGAACAATATCGTACAAGTATGCAAGTGAATCAAGTTGAAGTAACGGCAGTTTATGAGCAGGTACAATTAAATGACGAAGATCAACGTTTCTTAACGGACCTTCGTGAGCGCAACTGGAGAGGGATTGTACTAACCGCGGATTGGTGTGGAGATGCAGCATTGAACGTGCCGATTATTCAAAGAATGGCTGAAGTAAGTGATATTGAATTGCGCTTCCTTATTCGAGATGAAAACTTGGAATTAATGAATCAATATTTGACGAATGGAACGTCACGTTCAATTCCGATTTTTGTTTTTATTGATCAAGAAGGAAAGGAAGTTCGCGTTTGGGGACCGAGAGCAGATGAGATTCAGCAGCTCGTTACATCGTTAAGAAATGATTTGCCAGCGAGTGATTCACCTGATTTTGAAGAAAAGCAGAAAAATATGTATCGTGAATTTAAACAAACCATTACAACTGATCCGAACATGTGGCGTGCAGTCATTGATAGTGTAAAGGAAAAATTAGCATAA